A single region of the Bacteroides luhongzhouii genome encodes:
- a CDS encoding helix-turn-helix domain-containing protein, with protein sequence MEAKTNEEFFNVSALIDERFGKEGTVTRAEAEEKAYAFYTGQIIEDARKKAKITQAELARRIGSDRSYISRVESGQTEPKVSTFYRIMNALGCRIEFSMSL encoded by the coding sequence ATGGAAGCAAAAACAAATGAGGAATTCTTTAACGTCAGCGCATTAATAGATGAGCGTTTTGGTAAGGAAGGAACTGTTACTCGTGCGGAAGCAGAAGAAAAAGCGTATGCTTTCTACACCGGGCAAATTATCGAAGACGCAAGGAAAAAGGCTAAGATTACTCAAGCAGAGTTAGCCCGGCGTATCGGTTCCGACCGTTCTTATATTTCAAGAGTGGAAAGTGGTCAGACAGAACCTAAGGTTTCTACCTTCTATCGCATCATGAATGCGTTAGGTTGTAGGATCGAATTTTCGATGTCTTTATAA
- a CDS encoding MFS transporter, with protein MLKQLINFYKVSVKRPCNGEALSSSDARRLKFLKWSTFLSATFGYGMYYVCRLSLNVVKKPIVDEGIFSETELGIIGSVLFFTYAIGKFTNGFLADRSNINRFMTTGLLVTALVNLCLGFTNSFILFAILWGISGWFQSMGAASCVVGLSRWFTDKERGSYYGFWSASHNIGEALTFLIIASIVSVLGWRYGFFGAGIVGLIGALIVWKFFHDTPESMGFPSVNVPKKKKEMSETEMADFNKAQRQVLLMPAIWILALSSAFMYISRYAINSWGVFYLEAQKGYSTLDASFIISICPVCGIIGTMFSGVISDKLFGGRRNVPALIFGLMNVFALCLFLLVPGAHFWIDVLAMVLFGLGIGVLICFLGGLMAVDIAPRNASGAALGVVGIASYIGAGLQDVMSGILIEGQKTVQNGVDVYDFTYINWFWIGAALLSVLFALLVWNAKSKEVD; from the coding sequence ATGTTGAAACAACTAATCAATTTTTACAAGGTCTCGGTGAAGAGACCTTGTAACGGAGAAGCTTTGTCTTCATCCGATGCCCGCCGTTTGAAGTTTCTGAAATGGTCTACCTTCCTTTCTGCGACTTTTGGTTACGGTATGTATTATGTGTGCCGTCTTAGTCTGAATGTTGTAAAGAAACCTATTGTAGATGAAGGCATTTTTTCGGAAACAGAGTTAGGCATCATAGGTTCCGTATTGTTCTTCACCTATGCGATCGGGAAATTCACGAACGGTTTCCTTGCCGACCGTAGCAATATCAACCGTTTTATGACTACCGGTTTATTGGTAACCGCTTTGGTTAACCTCTGTCTCGGTTTTACTAATTCTTTTATCCTGTTCGCTATCCTTTGGGGGATTAGCGGCTGGTTTCAGTCTATGGGAGCAGCATCCTGTGTAGTAGGGCTTTCCCGTTGGTTTACGGACAAAGAGCGTGGTTCATACTATGGCTTTTGGTCTGCGAGCCATAATATCGGCGAAGCGTTGACTTTTCTGATAATAGCCTCAATTGTCAGCGTGTTGGGTTGGCGGTATGGTTTCTTTGGAGCCGGTATAGTGGGATTGATAGGAGCGTTGATTGTCTGGAAGTTCTTCCATGATACTCCCGAAAGCATGGGGTTCCCTTCGGTGAATGTTCCCAAAAAGAAAAAAGAAATGAGTGAAACAGAAATGGCTGATTTTAATAAGGCACAGCGTCAGGTATTACTGATGCCTGCCATTTGGATACTGGCTCTTTCGAGTGCTTTTATGTATATCAGCCGCTACGCTATCAATAGTTGGGGTGTTTTTTATTTGGAAGCCCAAAAGGGTTACTCCACATTGGATGCCAGTTTTATCATTTCTATTTGTCCGGTCTGTGGCATAATCGGTACTATGTTTTCCGGTGTTATTTCTGATAAGTTATTTGGTGGACGTCGCAATGTTCCTGCGTTAATTTTCGGATTGATGAATGTGTTTGCTCTCTGTTTGTTTCTCTTAGTTCCGGGAGCTCATTTTTGGATAGACGTGTTGGCAATGGTACTTTTCGGTTTAGGTATCGGAGTTTTGATCTGTTTTCTGGGTGGTTTGATGGCAGTGGATATTGCTCCCCGTAATGCTTCGGGTGCTGCATTGGGAGTAGTAGGTATTGCCAGCTACATCGGAGCCGGATTGCAGGACGTGATGAGCGGTATTCTGATAGAAGGGCAAAAGACTGTTCAGAATGGAGTAGATGTTTATGACTTCACGTATATCAATTGGTTTTGGATTGGTGCTGCTTTGCTTTCGGTGTTGTTTGCTTTGCTGGTATGGAATGCAAAATCAAAAGAAGTGGATTAA
- a CDS encoding glycerophosphodiester phosphodiesterase family protein — translation MINRKLVVFVSFCILSISSFAQTRLDSIRNKLFAPENKNVLVASHRGDWRNACENSIEAIENAVKMGVDIVEVDLARTKDGHLILMHDSKLDRTTTGKGLVADHTLAEIKALQLRNGCHIKTIYKVPTLEEALLFAKGRVMLNLDKAFDYFDQVYTLLEKTGTTDMVIMKSDVPADYVKKNYGKYLKKVVFMPKINLDDKNAMQRLDDYLQIINPVAVEFKFASDLNRLPYEVKNAMKGRARIWYNTLWNTHAGGHDDDCSLVDPDEGYGYLIDSLGASILQTDRPAYLINYLKKKELKKKWECIENWDYLSVENEWTMQTSPNFDVEEVFLKGKHTPATNEDGIIVTPYFAAVIDGATAKSELEIDGKKTGRIAMELVIEAIRDFPKDIDANEALKRITEKIHSFYVQHRLLEELKKTPGSRLTANGVIYSYEKNEIWQIGDCQCLFGNTYSSNEKEIDAIMANARAVVNEIALLNGATPDDLLNNDPGRNFIYRFLQQQAILQNNPDKNQPYSFPVFDGFPINMHQVRIFSIGNHTQIVLSSDGYPCLFPTLRESECYLMDILENDPLCMRQYKSTKGIKKGNYSFDDRAYLKIRINR, via the coding sequence ATGATAAATAGAAAATTAGTTGTTTTTGTGAGCTTTTGTATTCTGAGCATTAGTTCATTTGCTCAGACCAGATTAGACAGTATTCGCAATAAACTGTTTGCTCCTGAAAACAAGAATGTATTAGTAGCTTCTCATAGAGGTGATTGGCGAAATGCTTGCGAGAATTCCATAGAGGCAATAGAGAATGCAGTAAAAATGGGGGTAGACATTGTAGAAGTTGATTTGGCAAGAACGAAAGATGGACACTTGATATTAATGCATGATTCTAAGTTGGACCGGACAACGACCGGCAAAGGACTGGTTGCAGATCATACGCTGGCAGAAATTAAAGCACTTCAATTGCGAAATGGTTGTCATATAAAAACTATTTATAAAGTACCGACTTTAGAAGAGGCACTACTGTTTGCTAAAGGTAGAGTGATGCTTAATTTGGACAAAGCTTTTGATTATTTTGATCAGGTTTATACCCTATTGGAGAAGACAGGAACGACCGATATGGTAATAATGAAAAGCGATGTTCCGGCAGATTATGTGAAAAAGAACTATGGGAAATATCTAAAAAAGGTCGTCTTTATGCCAAAGATTAATTTGGACGATAAAAATGCAATGCAGCGTTTGGATGACTATTTACAAATAATAAATCCTGTGGCGGTAGAGTTCAAATTTGCATCTGATTTGAACAGATTACCCTATGAAGTAAAAAATGCGATGAAAGGGCGAGCACGAATTTGGTATAATACTTTGTGGAATACCCATGCAGGCGGTCACGATGATGATTGCTCTTTAGTTGATCCGGATGAAGGTTATGGCTATTTGATAGATTCGCTCGGGGCTTCCATATTGCAAACAGACAGACCTGCATATTTAATAAATTATTTGAAAAAGAAAGAATTGAAAAAGAAATGGGAATGTATTGAAAATTGGGATTACCTTTCCGTAGAGAATGAATGGACAATGCAAACAAGTCCTAATTTTGATGTAGAAGAAGTATTCTTGAAAGGTAAGCATACTCCCGCTACAAATGAAGATGGGATAATTGTAACTCCCTATTTTGCAGCAGTCATTGATGGCGCTACGGCAAAATCGGAATTGGAGATTGATGGAAAAAAAACGGGGCGTATAGCGATGGAACTGGTCATTGAGGCGATACGCGATTTCCCTAAAGATATTGATGCGAATGAAGCTCTGAAAAGGATAACAGAGAAAATACATTCTTTTTATGTTCAGCATCGTTTATTGGAAGAGTTGAAGAAAACACCTGGTAGTCGTTTAACTGCCAATGGAGTGATTTATAGTTATGAAAAGAATGAAATATGGCAGATCGGGGACTGTCAGTGTCTTTTTGGTAATACTTACTCTTCAAATGAAAAGGAAATTGACGCTATAATGGCTAATGCGCGTGCGGTAGTAAATGAAATAGCTTTGTTAAACGGTGCTACGCCGGATGATTTATTGAACAATGATCCAGGTCGTAATTTTATTTATCGTTTTCTCCAGCAGCAGGCTATACTTCAAAACAATCCTGATAAAAATCAACCGTATTCTTTTCCGGTTTTTGATGGTTTTCCCATTAATATGCATCAGGTACGTATTTTCTCCATAGGAAATCATACACAGATAGTCTTATCGTCTGATGGCTATCCTTGTTTGTTCCCGACTTTGAGGGAATCGGAATGTTATTTGATGGATATTTTGGAGAATGATCCTCTTTGTATGCGCCAATATAAAAGTACTAAAGGTATAAAGAAGGGAAATTACTCCTTTGACGATAGAGCTTATTTAAAAATCAGAATCAATAGATAA
- a CDS encoding type II toxin-antitoxin system RelE/ParE family toxin — MQYEKRNNSAYKGYFKEFFDSLDTGTQDKILYVLMLLQTQDRIPLKFMKLIEEGLYELRIEYQSNIYRIFFCFDEGRIVILFNGFQKKTEKTPKKEIEKAKILRKEYYGSKNK, encoded by the coding sequence TTGCAGTATGAAAAGAGAAATAATAGCGCATATAAAGGATATTTCAAAGAGTTCTTTGATAGTCTGGATACTGGCACCCAAGATAAGATATTATATGTGTTAATGCTATTGCAAACGCAGGACAGAATACCTTTGAAGTTTATGAAGTTGATAGAAGAAGGACTTTATGAACTTCGTATTGAGTACCAGAGTAATATATATAGAATATTCTTTTGTTTCGATGAAGGACGTATTGTGATACTCTTTAACGGATTCCAAAAGAAAACAGAAAAGACCCCAAAGAAAGAAATTGAAAAAGCAAAGATATTAAGAAAGGAGTATTATGGAAGCAAAAACAAATGA
- a CDS encoding RagB/SusD family nutrient uptake outer membrane protein produces MKNKLLIVCAFFCLSSCEGFLDLSPESQPNAKEFYVTENDFNSAVMACYQSLRNYPTIVLDVLEYRSDNMFMPSFTSGSQDKYEINHFQDNKTNSLIADIWEKSYSAISCCNVMIDHIQNATINADKKLQFEAEARFIRAFHYFNLVRLFGGVPLVVHELSDGEALKMPRESVGKVYEQIESDLIFALQLPDTYDKSDLGRVTSNAAEALLAKTYLTNKKYNDAKTHLNNIIITEKYDLLTDIKDVFDVNNEMNKEILFAIKYSKTLIDGGHGMWLSLSDVTLGHFSDVLKGAYNSDDARAGLLEYKKSGSVYLPMKYYDIQDVSTKDVGNDFIVLRYADILLMYAEVLNEESFDTDINSKNSGFYYLNKVRDRAGLPNLTSLEVPSQSDFKKAVLNERYLEFPLEGNRWFDLIRTGTAKEVIKAAYDIDIPDYRLIFPIPSAEVEKVNNPNILPQNPQY; encoded by the coding sequence ATGAAGAATAAATTATTGATAGTATGTGCATTTTTCTGTTTGAGTTCTTGTGAGGGCTTCTTAGATTTGTCGCCGGAATCTCAGCCTAATGCTAAAGAATTTTATGTAACTGAAAATGATTTTAATAGTGCGGTAATGGCGTGTTACCAGTCGCTTCGGAATTATCCGACAATCGTTCTTGATGTATTGGAGTATCGTTCGGATAATATGTTTATGCCAAGTTTTACGTCCGGTTCTCAAGATAAATATGAAATCAACCATTTTCAAGATAACAAGACAAATAGTTTGATTGCTGATATTTGGGAGAAATCGTACAGTGCAATAAGTTGTTGTAATGTGATGATAGATCACATTCAGAATGCAACAATCAATGCCGACAAGAAATTACAATTTGAGGCGGAAGCCCGTTTCATTCGTGCATTTCATTATTTTAATTTGGTGCGTCTCTTTGGTGGAGTGCCATTGGTTGTGCATGAACTTTCCGATGGAGAGGCCTTGAAGATGCCTCGGGAAAGCGTAGGCAAAGTTTATGAGCAGATTGAATCCGATCTGATATTTGCTTTACAGTTACCCGATACTTATGATAAATCAGATTTAGGGCGGGTGACATCTAATGCGGCTGAAGCTCTTCTTGCAAAAACTTATCTGACAAATAAGAAATATAATGATGCAAAGACTCATTTAAATAATATCATAATCACAGAGAAATATGATTTGCTTACTGATATAAAGGATGTTTTTGATGTGAATAATGAGATGAATAAAGAGATCTTGTTTGCCATTAAATATAGTAAAACATTGATTGACGGTGGTCATGGAATGTGGTTAAGTCTATCGGATGTAACATTGGGCCATTTTAGTGACGTCCTGAAAGGAGCCTATAATAGTGATGATGCGCGTGCAGGATTGTTGGAGTACAAAAAGAGTGGTTCTGTTTATTTACCGATGAAATATTATGATATTCAGGATGTATCTACTAAAGATGTTGGAAATGATTTTATCGTTTTGCGATATGCAGATATTCTTTTGATGTATGCGGAGGTATTGAACGAAGAATCTTTTGATACGGATATTAACTCAAAGAACAGCGGTTTTTATTATCTGAATAAAGTACGTGATAGAGCAGGGCTACCAAATCTGACATCCTTGGAAGTACCTTCACAATCAGACTTTAAAAAAGCTGTTTTGAACGAAAGATATTTGGAATTTCCATTAGAAGGAAATCGTTGGTTCGATTTAATTAGAACAGGAACGGCAAAAGAGGTCATAAAGGCCGCTTATGATATAGATATTCCGGATTATAGATTGATTTTCCCGATTCCTAGTGCAGAAGTTGAGAAGGTGAATAATCCTAATATACTTCCACAAAATCCTCAATATTAG
- a CDS encoding TonB-dependent receptor, which translates to MNNRKNLLRLLLFVSLSFVAVILNGQTVSKTFKNEALKTVLKEVEKQTGLSVIYKTDEVNENKMITATFKNTPINTVLDKILDEGLTYKLQNKMIVISKSNQQKQSKSGEKKKISGTVVDENGTPIIGASVQIKGEAQGTITDFDGKFVLSDVPEKSLLTISYIGYSTIDIAVTDEKLSKITMIEDSKLIDEVVVVGYGSMRKQDVTTSIARVGGKDLKDMPVTGFDQAIVGKMAGVQVTQTSGKPNSGATIRVRGTGTITAGAEPLYVVDGVPLERASSALETVDMNDVESIEILKDASSAAIYGSRGANGVVMITTKKGASGKAKVSYNGSVGFQALSKKIDMLDAYEFAAFARDGHNGSYLTSYPDASPDDPNEVRKKSYDKIPPELFPYLEGQKGLTNTDWQDALYRTAPITKHSISISGGGEKTKFFISGSYLNQSGIIVNSGYERFGARLNFTYKSDKVELGVNFSPSYSIEDRVDSDNNKGVVINALMMPPVWPVYNEDGSYNYMGNGFWKIGTDYQHNAVLNPVAMVNLTKDQVTHANLLGNFYFQWEIIKGLKYKFSAATNYNYFYNEYYRSSELPLQGEKYFQSPSNPVAKSSGTYYLNWLIENTLNYQKNFNGHNLNAIIGFTAQKDMMKKHSVQATDFVNDLVQNVAGGIVSTGGADSQAWALASFLARAQYDYKGKYLLSAAIRSDGSSRFGKNNRWGYFPSVSVGWRIISEDFMKNLPWVSNLKLRASYGISGNFNIGNYEHIAMLKYNQYVLGTGEGSLVSGLRPSQISNDDLGWEKTRMYNVGLDIGLFDERLTFEFDMYQSNTYDLLLDVPIPQITGFSDMRKNIGEVRNRGVEFTIGTHHNWSGFRWDASFNIAANRNKVLKLGPEDAPIITSAGVSHAYFKTEVGQPIGNYFLLVQDGVFKNQAELDAYPHFSNAKVGDFKFVDVDGNGEMDLDDDRAIVGNYMPKFTYGFMSSFAYKGIDLSFNLQGVQGNKILNLQRRYIANMEGNVNSMVIALDRFQSVENPGNGQVNRANRKSTGNNSRTSTWHLEDGSYLRMQNITLGYTLPKNFVQKFGLTSLRLYFSGQNLFTITNYSGYNPEVSNYNSNGSLTPGVDYGSYPLSKTYSFGLNVSF; encoded by the coding sequence ATGAACAACCGAAAGAACTTATTACGGTTACTTCTTTTCGTTTCATTGAGCTTTGTTGCAGTAATTTTAAATGGTCAAACAGTGAGTAAGACATTTAAAAATGAAGCTTTGAAAACGGTATTGAAAGAAGTGGAAAAACAAACCGGACTATCTGTTATTTATAAAACAGACGAGGTAAATGAGAACAAGATGATTACGGCAACATTTAAAAACACTCCAATAAATACTGTTTTGGATAAAATCCTTGATGAAGGATTAACTTATAAACTGCAGAATAAAATGATTGTAATTTCTAAAAGTAACCAACAAAAGCAATCAAAAAGTGGAGAGAAAAAGAAAATTTCCGGAACGGTTGTAGACGAAAATGGTACTCCTATTATTGGAGCAAGTGTCCAGATTAAAGGTGAAGCGCAAGGAACAATTACCGACTTTGATGGTAAATTTGTTTTGTCAGATGTGCCGGAAAAATCGCTATTGACTATTTCTTATATCGGATATTCGACAATAGACATTGCTGTTACTGATGAGAAACTTTCAAAGATAACCATGATAGAAGATAGTAAGTTGATTGACGAAGTTGTAGTAGTAGGTTATGGAAGCATGAGAAAGCAGGATGTCACTACTTCCATTGCAAGAGTAGGGGGGAAAGACTTGAAAGACATGCCTGTTACAGGATTTGACCAGGCTATTGTTGGTAAAATGGCTGGTGTTCAAGTAACTCAGACTTCTGGAAAACCTAACAGTGGTGCTACTATTCGCGTGAGAGGTACAGGTACTATTACAGCAGGGGCAGAGCCGCTATATGTGGTGGATGGAGTACCATTGGAAAGAGCTTCAAGTGCTTTGGAAACTGTTGATATGAATGATGTGGAATCGATTGAAATATTAAAGGATGCTTCTTCGGCAGCAATTTATGGCTCACGTGGAGCAAATGGTGTTGTAATGATTACTACCAAAAAAGGGGCGAGTGGAAAAGCGAAAGTCAGTTATAATGGTTCTGTTGGTTTTCAAGCGCTTTCAAAAAAGATAGATATGTTAGACGCTTATGAATTTGCAGCATTTGCACGTGACGGGCATAATGGTTCGTATTTAACCTCTTATCCTGACGCTAGTCCTGATGACCCTAATGAAGTACGAAAAAAATCTTACGACAAGATTCCACCTGAGTTATTTCCATATTTAGAAGGACAGAAAGGGCTAACAAATACAGATTGGCAAGATGCATTATATCGTACGGCTCCTATTACAAAGCATTCCATTTCTATAAGTGGTGGTGGGGAAAAGACAAAATTCTTTATTTCTGGAAGCTATTTAAATCAATCGGGTATCATTGTGAATTCGGGTTATGAAAGGTTTGGTGCTCGTCTCAATTTCACTTATAAAAGTGATAAAGTGGAATTAGGTGTTAATTTTTCACCGTCTTATTCGATAGAGGACAGAGTGGATAGTGATAATAATAAAGGAGTGGTAATTAATGCATTAATGATGCCACCTGTATGGCCGGTATATAATGAGGACGGTTCATATAATTATATGGGAAACGGATTTTGGAAAATAGGTACTGACTATCAGCATAATGCTGTTTTAAATCCTGTCGCAATGGTTAATCTGACAAAAGATCAGGTGACTCATGCTAATTTATTAGGTAACTTCTATTTTCAGTGGGAGATAATTAAAGGTTTGAAGTATAAGTTTTCAGCTGCCACTAATTATAATTATTTTTATAATGAGTATTATCGTTCGTCCGAATTGCCGTTACAGGGAGAGAAGTATTTTCAATCACCATCAAACCCCGTAGCTAAATCCAGTGGAACGTACTATTTGAACTGGCTTATAGAAAATACTTTAAATTATCAAAAGAACTTCAATGGTCATAATTTAAATGCTATCATTGGATTTACAGCTCAAAAAGATATGATGAAGAAGCATTCTGTACAAGCTACGGATTTTGTGAATGATTTAGTGCAGAATGTAGCCGGAGGAATTGTTTCTACAGGTGGAGCAGATTCACAGGCGTGGGCATTGGCTTCTTTCTTGGCACGGGCACAATATGATTATAAAGGAAAATATTTATTGAGTGCCGCTATACGTTCAGATGGTTCGTCTCGTTTCGGGAAGAATAATCGTTGGGGATATTTTCCGTCAGTCTCTGTTGGATGGCGTATCATTTCTGAAGATTTCATGAAAAATCTTCCTTGGGTTAGTAATCTGAAATTACGTGCTAGTTATGGTATATCCGGTAACTTTAATATTGGAAATTATGAACATATTGCTATGTTGAAATATAATCAATATGTATTGGGCACGGGTGAAGGTAGTTTAGTATCAGGTTTGCGTCCGTCGCAGATTTCAAATGATGATTTAGGATGGGAAAAAACTCGGATGTACAATGTCGGATTAGACATCGGTTTATTTGACGAACGATTGACATTTGAATTTGATATGTATCAAAGTAATACCTACGATCTATTGTTAGACGTACCTATCCCTCAGATTACGGGATTTTCAGATATGCGCAAGAATATTGGTGAAGTACGTAATCGTGGTGTTGAATTTACGATAGGTACCCATCACAATTGGAGTGGGTTCAGATGGGATGCAAGTTTCAATATTGCTGCCAATAGGAACAAAGTTCTTAAACTTGGACCCGAAGATGCTCCGATCATCACATCTGCGGGTGTTAGCCACGCATATTTTAAAACAGAAGTAGGTCAGCCTATCGGCAATTACTTTTTGTTGGTTCAGGATGGAGTATTCAAGAATCAGGCAGAGCTAGATGCATATCCACACTTCTCAAATGCAAAAGTCGGTGATTTCAAATTTGTAGACGTTGATGGAAACGGTGAAATGGATTTGGATGATGACCGCGCAATTGTTGGCAATTATATGCCGAAGTTTACATATGGATTTATGAGTTCATTTGCATATAAAGGGATAGATTTGTCATTCAACTTGCAAGGTGTTCAGGGAAATAAAATTCTTAATCTACAAAGGCGTTATATAGCTAATATGGAGGGAAATGTAAACAGTATGGTCATTGCTTTAGACCGTTTTCAATCAGTGGAAAATCCGGGTAACGGACAGGTGAACAGAGCAAACCGTAAGTCAACCGGTAACAATTCACGCACATCTACATGGCATTTGGAAGATGGTTCTTATCTTAGAATGCAAAATATTACTTTAGGATATACATTGCCTAAGAATTTTGTACAAAAGTTCGGATTAACATCATTGAGACTTTATTTTTCCGGTCAGAATTTATTTACGATAACCAATTACTCCGGTTATAATCCGGAAGTAAGTAACTATAATTCTAATGGTTCCTTGACTCCTGGTGTGGATTATGGATCATATCCGTTATCTAAGACTTATTCGTTTGGTTTGAATGTTAGCTTTTAA
- a CDS encoding glycerophosphodiester phosphodiesterase family protein, with amino-acid sequence MRKLFIFSLLLITISGINAQNRKLRANLLDKNNHSVMVVSHRGDWRNAPENSLQAIQNCIDMGVDMVEVDLKKTKDGHLIVMHDQTIDRTTTGKGKPENYTLEELRRFRLKNGAAHKTTHLIPTLEEVMLLCKGKILVNIDKGYDYFKEAYCILEKTGTVDQCVIKAGLPYEQVKVENGEVLDKVIFMPVINLNKEDAEKIIDSYQKHLKPIAYELVFDNDEKETLRLIQKVRDSGARLFVNSLWPKLCGGHDDDRAVELHQPDESWGWIIDQGAKLIQTDRPALLLEYLRKKKLHD; translated from the coding sequence ATGAGAAAGTTATTCATTTTTAGTTTGTTGCTCATTACTATTTCGGGGATAAATGCTCAGAATAGAAAGTTACGTGCGAATTTGTTAGATAAAAATAATCATTCGGTGATGGTGGTTTCTCATCGTGGTGATTGGAGAAATGCACCGGAAAATTCTTTGCAAGCAATACAAAATTGTATTGATATGGGAGTTGATATGGTCGAAGTTGACTTGAAGAAAACGAAAGACGGACATCTCATTGTGATGCATGATCAAACAATTGATCGCACAACAACAGGAAAAGGGAAACCGGAAAATTACACTTTGGAAGAATTGCGGCGTTTTCGTCTAAAAAATGGAGCAGCTCACAAGACTACTCATCTTATTCCTACTTTAGAAGAAGTCATGTTATTATGTAAGGGCAAAATATTAGTCAATATTGATAAAGGGTATGATTATTTTAAAGAGGCTTATTGTATTCTGGAAAAAACAGGAACGGTTGACCAATGTGTTATCAAAGCTGGACTTCCTTATGAACAAGTAAAAGTGGAGAACGGGGAAGTATTGGATAAAGTGATTTTTATGCCAGTGATAAATTTAAATAAGGAAGATGCTGAAAAAATAATAGACAGTTATCAGAAACATTTGAAACCGATAGCTTATGAATTAGTCTTTGATAATGATGAAAAAGAGACTCTTCGATTGATTCAGAAAGTGCGTGATAGTGGCGCAAGGCTTTTTGTTAATTCTTTGTGGCCTAAACTATGTGGCGGCCATGATGACGACCGTGCAGTAGAACTTCATCAGCCGGATGAAAGTTGGGGGTGGATAATTGACCAGGGAGCCAAGCTAATTCAAACAGACCGTCCAGCCTTATTATTGGAGTATCTACGTAAAAAGAAACTTCACGACTAA